A section of the Mycolicibacterium anyangense genome encodes:
- a CDS encoding S1 family peptidase, protein MAGAAALAVGALFVSPVCAAGADNKVPMGGGAGIVINGDTYCTLTSIGTDKTGALIGFTSAHCGGPGAQVASEANQDSGVIGTMVAGNDGLDYAVIRFDPAKVAPVANYNGFLIDGLGPDPEFGAVACKLGRTTGYSCGVTWGPGQEPGTILNQVCGQPGDSGAPVTVNNKLVGMIHGAFSDALPTCIIKYIPLHTPAVTMSMSSILGDIAAKDRPGSGFVPTPNMAPAPAA, encoded by the coding sequence ATGGCAGGGGCCGCGGCCCTGGCTGTCGGCGCACTGTTTGTCAGCCCCGTCTGCGCGGCCGGCGCCGACAACAAAGTCCCGATGGGTGGCGGTGCGGGCATCGTCATCAACGGCGACACGTATTGCACGCTGACCTCGATCGGCACCGACAAGACCGGTGCGTTGATCGGCTTCACCTCCGCGCACTGCGGTGGCCCGGGCGCCCAGGTGGCCTCCGAAGCAAACCAGGACAGCGGCGTCATCGGAACAATGGTCGCCGGCAACGACGGCCTGGACTACGCGGTGATCCGGTTCGACCCGGCCAAGGTGGCACCGGTGGCCAACTACAACGGCTTCCTCATCGACGGCCTCGGCCCCGACCCGGAGTTCGGTGCGGTTGCCTGCAAGCTCGGCCGCACCACCGGCTACTCCTGCGGTGTCACGTGGGGACCCGGCCAGGAGCCCGGCACGATCCTCAACCAGGTGTGCGGTCAACCCGGTGACTCCGGTGCTCCCGTGACGGTGAACAACAAGCTCGTCGGCATGATCCACGGCGCCTTCAGCGACGCGTTGCCGACGTGCATCATCAAATACATCCCGCTGCACACGCCCGCGGTCACGATGTCGATGAGCTCGATCCTCGGCGATATCGCCGCCAAGGACCGCCCGGGCAGCGGCTTCGTGCCGACGCCCAACATGGCGCCGGCACCCGCAGCCTGA
- a CDS encoding phage holin family protein, producing MSNGDRTNGVPTTVTSIPLVDPNAIPANPSLGDLVKDATTQVSTLVRAEVELAKAEITRDVKKGLTGSVFFILALVVLFYSTFFFFFFLAELLDTWLWRWVAFLIVFLLMVVTTAVFALLGYLKVRRIRGPQQTIESVKETRDALTPGHDRAPGTAVAPANGSASPAPTDPSGW from the coding sequence GTGAGCAATGGCGATCGCACGAACGGGGTGCCGACCACCGTGACCTCGATCCCGCTGGTGGACCCGAACGCCATACCGGCCAACCCCTCCCTCGGCGACCTGGTCAAGGACGCCACCACCCAGGTCTCCACCCTGGTGCGGGCCGAGGTCGAACTCGCCAAGGCGGAGATCACCCGCGACGTCAAAAAGGGCCTGACCGGCAGCGTCTTCTTCATCCTCGCGCTGGTGGTGCTGTTCTACTCGACCTTCTTTTTCTTCTTCTTCCTCGCCGAACTGCTCGACACCTGGCTGTGGCGCTGGGTCGCCTTCCTGATCGTGTTCCTGCTCATGGTCGTCACCACCGCGGTGTTCGCCCTGCTCGGTTATCTCAAGGTGCGCCGCATCCGCGGACCGCAGCAGACCATCGAATCGGTCAAGGAAACCCGCGACGCCCTGACTCCGGGCCACGATCGTGCGCCCGGCACGGCAGTCGCTCCGGCCAACGGCAGCGCCAGCCCCGCGCCCACCGACCCCTCGGGCTGGTAA
- a CDS encoding alpha/beta fold hydrolase, with protein sequence MAQPDPSVTRIAGPWRHLDVHANGIRFHCVEALSEDSAPATARPLVILLHGFGSFWWSWRHQLQGLPGVRVVAVDLRGYGGSDKPPRGYDGWTLAGDTAGLVRALGHSSATLVGHADGGLVCWATSVLHSRLVRGIALVSSPHPAALRASVLTRRDQGRALLPSLLRYQLPVLPERALTAHNADQLEHLVRSRSAGKWLASEDFSETIAHMRRAIRIPSAAHCALEYQRWAVRSQLRSEGWRFMKLMNRQLDVPVLHLRGDADPYVLADPVDRTQRYAPRGRFVALAGVGHYAHEEAPDEVNHHLRRFLDQVYGSAR encoded by the coding sequence ATGGCACAGCCGGATCCCTCGGTCACCCGCATTGCGGGGCCGTGGCGTCACCTCGACGTCCATGCCAACGGGATCCGGTTCCACTGCGTGGAGGCACTCTCCGAGGACAGCGCACCGGCTACCGCCCGGCCGCTGGTGATCCTGCTGCACGGCTTCGGATCGTTCTGGTGGTCGTGGCGCCATCAGCTGCAGGGCCTGCCGGGCGTCCGGGTCGTCGCGGTGGATCTGCGCGGCTACGGCGGCAGCGACAAGCCGCCCCGCGGCTACGACGGGTGGACGCTGGCTGGTGACACCGCTGGCCTGGTCCGCGCCCTGGGACACAGCTCGGCCACGCTGGTCGGGCACGCCGACGGCGGACTGGTCTGCTGGGCGACCTCGGTACTGCACTCCCGGCTGGTGCGCGGCATCGCCCTGGTGAGTTCACCGCATCCAGCGGCTCTGCGGGCATCGGTGCTGACCCGGCGGGACCAGGGTCGCGCGCTGCTGCCGTCCCTGCTGCGCTACCAGCTGCCGGTGCTGCCGGAGCGGGCCTTGACCGCTCACAACGCCGACCAGCTCGAGCATCTGGTCCGAAGCCGCTCCGCTGGCAAATGGCTTGCCTCCGAGGACTTTTCCGAGACCATCGCACACATGCGCCGCGCCATCCGGATTCCGTCGGCAGCACACTGCGCGCTGGAGTATCAACGGTGGGCGGTACGCAGCCAGCTGCGGTCCGAGGGGTGGCGCTTCATGAAGCTGATGAACCGCCAACTCGACGTGCCGGTACTGCACCTGCGCGGCGATGCCGACCCGTACGTGCTCGCCGACCCGGTAGACCGCACCCAGCGCTATGCCCCCCGCGGACGCTTCGTGGCACTGGCCGGGGTGGGGCATTATGCCCACGAGGAAGCCCCCGACGAGGTCAATCACCACCTGCGGCGGTTCCTCGACCAGGTGTACGGCTCGGCTAGGTGA
- the marP gene encoding acid resistance serine protease MarP — MTSSQWLDLAVLVVAFVAAISGWRSGALGSLMSFVGVVLGAIAGVMLAPHIVSHIQSPRAKLFAALFLILALVVVGEVAGVVLGRAVRGAIRNRGVRTVDSIIGVALQLVVVLVAAWLLASPLTSSDQPNLAAAVRGSKVLAQVDKYAPEWLKSVPKRMSTLLSTSGLPDVLQPFGRTPIQAVEAPDASLADSLVVATARPSVVKIRGVAPGCQKVLEGTGFVIAPNRVMSNAHVVAGSDSVTVEAEGQTYDATVVSYDPNADISILDVPNLPQRPLVFADQPAKSGTDAVVLGYPGGGDFAATPARIRETIELSGPDIYRTTTVNREVYTIRGTVRQGNSGGPMINRAGQVLGVVFGAAVDDNDTGFVLTANEVSRQLAKIGNTQKVPTGACVT; from the coding sequence GTGACGAGTTCGCAATGGCTGGACCTCGCCGTCCTGGTGGTGGCGTTCGTCGCCGCGATATCCGGCTGGCGCTCCGGTGCGTTGGGCTCGTTGATGTCGTTCGTCGGCGTGGTGCTCGGTGCCATCGCCGGCGTGATGCTGGCTCCGCACATCGTCAGCCACATCCAGTCCCCGCGGGCCAAGCTGTTCGCCGCGCTGTTCCTGATCCTGGCGCTGGTGGTCGTCGGCGAGGTCGCCGGTGTGGTGCTCGGGCGGGCGGTGCGCGGCGCGATCCGCAACCGCGGGGTGCGTACGGTCGACTCGATCATCGGCGTGGCGCTGCAGCTGGTAGTGGTGCTGGTCGCCGCCTGGCTGCTGGCCAGCCCGCTGACGTCTTCGGATCAACCCAATCTTGCCGCCGCCGTACGTGGCTCCAAAGTGCTTGCGCAGGTGGACAAATACGCTCCGGAGTGGCTGAAGTCCGTGCCCAAGCGGATGTCGACCCTGCTCAGTACGTCCGGGTTGCCGGATGTCCTGCAGCCGTTCGGGCGCACCCCTATCCAGGCCGTCGAAGCGCCTGACGCCTCGCTGGCCGACAGTCTGGTGGTGGCAACGGCGCGGCCCAGCGTCGTCAAGATCCGCGGTGTGGCACCCGGCTGCCAGAAGGTGCTGGAGGGAACAGGTTTCGTCATCGCCCCCAACCGGGTGATGTCCAATGCGCACGTGGTTGCCGGGTCGGACAGCGTCACCGTCGAGGCCGAAGGGCAGACCTACGACGCCACCGTCGTCTCCTACGACCCCAACGCCGACATCTCGATACTGGACGTGCCGAACCTGCCGCAGCGTCCGCTGGTGTTCGCCGACCAGCCCGCCAAGTCGGGCACCGACGCGGTGGTGCTGGGCTACCCCGGCGGCGGCGATTTCGCCGCCACCCCGGCCCGCATCCGCGAAACAATCGAACTGTCGGGTCCGGACATCTACCGCACCACGACCGTCAACCGCGAGGTCTACACCATCAGAGGCACTGTCCGGCAAGGTAATTCCGGTGGGCCGATGATCAACCGGGCGGGTCAGGTGCTCGGTGTGGTGTTCGGCGCCGCCGTCGACGACAACGACACCGGTTTCGTGCTGACCGCCAACGAGGTCTCGCGTCAGCTGGCCAAGATCGGCAACACCCAGAAGGTGCCCACCGGGGCTTGCGTCACCTAG
- a CDS encoding NUDIX hydrolase: protein MTASEGARVTGGIPLNPDVRPPWLAPLVENVDRVPHAYRRKVPPELLAAVSSTGNAGRPSRDAAVLVLFSGPPSEHPLGAVPDDADLLLTVRASTLRHHAGQAAFPGGAADPGDAGPVATALREAQEETGLDPNRLSPLATLERMFIPPSGFHVVPVLAYSPDPGPVAVVDAAETAIVARVPLRAFVNPDNRLMVYRTDAGARFAGPAFLLNEMLVWGFTGHVISAMLDVAGWSQPWDTEDIRDLDEAMALVGDNSKGPL, encoded by the coding sequence ATGACCGCGAGCGAGGGAGCACGGGTGACGGGTGGGATACCGCTCAACCCCGACGTGCGGCCGCCGTGGCTGGCCCCGCTGGTGGAGAACGTCGACCGCGTCCCGCACGCCTATCGCCGCAAGGTGCCCCCGGAGCTGCTGGCCGCGGTGAGCAGCACGGGCAACGCCGGCCGGCCGTCTCGCGATGCCGCGGTGCTGGTGCTGTTCTCCGGGCCGCCCTCCGAGCACCCGCTCGGGGCGGTGCCCGACGACGCTGACCTGCTGCTGACGGTGCGGGCCAGCACACTGCGACACCACGCCGGTCAAGCGGCCTTTCCCGGCGGGGCGGCAGATCCCGGTGACGCCGGACCGGTGGCGACTGCCCTGCGGGAGGCCCAGGAGGAGACGGGCCTGGATCCCAACCGACTGAGTCCGCTGGCCACCCTGGAACGAATGTTCATCCCGCCCTCGGGCTTTCACGTCGTACCGGTGCTCGCCTACTCGCCTGACCCCGGGCCGGTCGCGGTGGTCGACGCAGCCGAGACGGCGATCGTCGCCCGGGTTCCGCTGCGCGCGTTCGTCAATCCTGACAATCGGCTGATGGTGTACCGCACCGATGCGGGGGCGCGTTTCGCCGGACCGGCGTTTTTGCTCAACGAGATGTTGGTGTGGGGGTTCACCGGTCACGTAATCTCGGCGATGCTCGATGTGGCCGGCTGGTCACAACCGTGGGACACCGAAGACATCCGAGATCTGGACGAGGCGATGGCACTCGTCGGCGACAACAGTAAGGGGCCGCTGTGA
- a CDS encoding TlpA family protein disulfide reductase, protein MTRSTIWTLVVLAVVAALVAAFVVELDDDPAAGGGPPSAQAARAHRDADTPAALAGPRQQADLPPCPSSPDNPGPARLRGIVVECAGDGVAVDVARAVAGQPTVLNLWAYWCGPCAEELPAMAEYQRRAGPDVRVITVHQDENETAALLRLADLKVRLPTLQDGQRRVAAALGVPNVMPATVVLRADGSVAAILPRAFTTADDIAAAVKNALQ, encoded by the coding sequence ATGACCAGATCGACAATCTGGACGCTGGTGGTGCTGGCTGTGGTGGCTGCACTTGTCGCCGCGTTCGTGGTCGAACTCGACGACGACCCAGCTGCCGGCGGCGGACCCCCCAGCGCACAGGCCGCCCGCGCCCACCGCGACGCCGACACCCCGGCGGCGCTGGCCGGTCCACGGCAGCAGGCCGACCTGCCGCCCTGCCCGTCCAGCCCGGACAACCCCGGTCCGGCCAGGCTGCGCGGCATCGTCGTCGAGTGCGCGGGCGACGGCGTCGCCGTCGACGTCGCCCGCGCGGTGGCCGGGCAGCCGACCGTGCTGAACCTGTGGGCCTACTGGTGTGGGCCGTGCGCGGAAGAATTGCCCGCGATGGCCGAATACCAACGCCGGGCTGGGCCGGACGTCCGGGTGATCACCGTGCACCAGGACGAGAACGAGACGGCAGCCCTGCTGCGTCTGGCCGATCTGAAGGTGCGGCTGCCTACCCTGCAGGACGGTCAGCGGCGGGTGGCCGCCGCCCTGGGGGTGCCCAATGTGATGCCCGCGACGGTGGTGTTGCGGGCGGACGGTAGCGTTGCCGCAATCTTGCCGCGGGCATTCACCACTGCCGATGACATTGCCGCCGCGGTGAAGAATGCACTCCAATGA
- the nth gene encoding endonuclease III, whose amino-acid sequence MPAAAKKPDSKKWDSETHLGLVRRARRMNRTLAVAFPHVYCELDFNNPLELAVATILSAQSTDKRVNLTTPALFKRYRTALDYAQADRTELEELIRPTGFYRNKTTSLIRLGQELVERFDGQVPDTLDELVTLPGVGRKTANVILGNAFDIPGITVDTHFGRLVRRWRWTAEEDPVKVEFAIGELIERSEWTLLSHRVIFHGRRVCHARKPACGVCVLAKDCPSFGVGPTEPLVAAALVKGPETEHLLALAGL is encoded by the coding sequence GTGCCCGCGGCCGCCAAGAAACCGGACTCGAAGAAGTGGGATTCCGAGACCCACCTGGGACTGGTGCGCCGCGCCCGCCGGATGAACCGGACGCTGGCCGTCGCCTTCCCGCACGTTTACTGCGAGCTGGACTTCAACAATCCACTCGAGCTGGCCGTCGCCACCATCCTGTCGGCGCAGTCCACCGACAAGCGGGTCAACCTGACCACCCCGGCGCTGTTCAAGCGGTACCGCACCGCGCTGGACTACGCCCAGGCCGACCGCACCGAACTCGAGGAGCTGATCCGGCCCACTGGGTTCTATCGCAACAAGACCACCTCCCTGATCCGGCTGGGCCAGGAGCTCGTCGAGCGGTTTGACGGGCAGGTGCCGGACACCCTGGATGAGCTGGTCACGCTGCCCGGAGTCGGCCGCAAGACGGCCAACGTGATCCTCGGCAACGCCTTTGACATCCCCGGCATCACCGTCGACACCCACTTCGGCCGTCTGGTCCGGCGCTGGCGCTGGACGGCCGAAGAGGATCCGGTCAAGGTCGAGTTCGCCATCGGCGAGTTGATCGAGCGCAGCGAGTGGACGCTGCTCAGCCACCGGGTCATCTTCCATGGCCGCCGGGTCTGCCACGCCCGCAAGCCGGCCTGCGGGGTGTGCGTCCTGGCCAAGGACTGCCCCTCCTTCGGCGTCGGCCCGACCGAGCCGCTGGTGGCAGCCGCGCTGGTCAAAGGCCCCGAGACCGAGCATCTGCTCGCCCTGGCCGGGCTGTGA
- the crp gene encoding cAMP-activated global transcriptional regulator CRP, giving the protein MDEILARAGIFQGVEPSAVSALTKQLQPVDFPRGHTVFAEGEPGDRLYIIISGKVKIGRRSPDGRENLLTIMGPSDMFGELSIFDPGPRTSSATTITEVRAVSMDRDALRAWIADRPEIAEQLLRVLARRLRRTNNNLADLIFTDVPGRVAKQLLQLAQRFGTQEGGALRVTHDLTQEEIAQLVGASRETVNKALADFAHRGWIRLEGKSVLISDSERLARRAR; this is encoded by the coding sequence GTGGACGAGATCCTGGCGAGGGCCGGAATCTTCCAGGGGGTTGAACCCAGCGCAGTTTCCGCGCTGACCAAGCAACTGCAGCCGGTGGACTTCCCGCGGGGGCATACCGTGTTCGCCGAAGGCGAGCCCGGCGACCGGCTGTACATCATCATCTCCGGCAAGGTGAAGATCGGCCGGCGTTCCCCGGACGGTCGGGAGAACCTGCTGACGATCATGGGCCCGTCGGACATGTTCGGCGAGTTGTCGATCTTCGACCCGGGTCCCCGCACGTCGAGCGCCACCACGATCACCGAGGTGCGCGCCGTGTCGATGGACCGCGACGCGCTGCGCGCGTGGATCGCCGATCGGCCCGAGATCGCTGAGCAGCTACTTCGCGTTTTGGCCCGCCGCCTGCGGCGCACCAACAACAACCTGGCCGACCTGATCTTCACCGACGTGCCGGGCCGGGTGGCCAAGCAGCTGCTTCAGCTCGCTCAGCGCTTCGGCACCCAGGAGGGCGGCGCGCTGCGTGTCACCCATGACCTGACTCAGGAAGAGATCGCCCAGCTTGTCGGCGCCTCGCGCGAGACGGTGAACAAGGCCCTGGCCGACTTCGCCCACCGCGGGTGGATCCGCCTCGAAGGCAAGAGCGTGCTGATCAGCGACAGCGAGCGCCTCGCGAGGCGCGCCCGCTAA
- a CDS encoding MBL fold metallo-hydrolase: protein MTHPAYGVLRPVTDVASVLLCNNPGIMTLDGTNTWVVRGPGSDEMVVVDPGPDDDEHIARLAGLGTISLVLISHKHDDHTGGIDKIRDATGATVRSVGSGFLRGLGGPLTDGEVIDAAGVRITVMATPGHTADSLSFILEDGRGERSDGRRAVLTGDTVLGRGTTVIDDEDGSLADYLESLRRLQALGRLRVLPGHGPELDDIAAVTTMYLAHREERLDQVRAALRTLGADATAREVVEHVYTDVDEKLWDAAEKSVRAQLDYLRT from the coding sequence ATGACCCATCCGGCGTACGGGGTGCTGAGGCCCGTCACCGACGTCGCCTCGGTGCTGCTGTGCAACAACCCGGGCATCATGACGCTCGACGGCACCAACACCTGGGTGGTGCGCGGTCCGGGTAGCGACGAGATGGTCGTCGTCGATCCCGGGCCCGACGATGACGAGCACATCGCCCGGCTCGCCGGCCTCGGCACCATTTCGCTGGTCCTCATCAGCCACAAGCACGACGACCATACTGGCGGGATCGACAAGATCCGCGACGCCACCGGGGCCACCGTGCGGTCCGTCGGCAGCGGCTTCCTGCGTGGGTTGGGCGGACCGCTGACCGACGGTGAGGTGATTGACGCCGCCGGGGTGCGGATCACCGTGATGGCCACTCCCGGGCATACCGCCGACTCGCTGTCCTTCATCCTCGAGGACGGCCGGGGCGAGCGCAGCGACGGGAGAAGGGCGGTGCTGACCGGCGACACGGTGCTGGGCCGCGGCACCACGGTCATCGACGACGAGGACGGCAGCCTCGCCGACTATCTGGAGTCCTTGCGCCGGCTTCAGGCGCTGGGCAGGCTGCGGGTGCTACCGGGGCACGGCCCCGAACTCGATGACATCGCCGCCGTCACCACCATGTACCTGGCTCACCGCGAGGAGCGCCTGGACCAGGTCCGGGCGGCGTTACGCACCCTCGGTGCGGACGCGACGGCACGTGAAGTCGTCGAACACGTCTATACCGATGTCGACGAGAAGCTGTGGGACGCCGCGGAGAAATCCGTGCGGGCCCAGCTGGACTACCTCAGGACGTGA
- a CDS encoding RidA family protein yields the protein MTPSQRLAELGLTLPTVVKPLAAYVPAVRTGNLVYTAGQLPMEAGQLTDTGKVGAEVSPEQAKVAARLCALNALAAIDALVGIDNVVKVVKVVGFVASAPGFGGQPGVINGASEFLGEVFGEAGAHARSAVGVSELPLDAPVEVELIVEVQ from the coding sequence GTGACCCCTTCTCAGAGACTGGCCGAGCTGGGCCTGACCCTGCCCACCGTCGTCAAGCCGCTGGCGGCGTACGTCCCCGCCGTGCGTACCGGCAACCTGGTGTACACGGCAGGCCAGCTGCCCATGGAAGCCGGCCAGCTCACCGACACCGGCAAGGTCGGCGCCGAGGTGAGCCCTGAGCAGGCCAAGGTCGCTGCCCGGCTGTGCGCGCTCAACGCGTTGGCCGCCATCGACGCGCTGGTCGGCATCGACAACGTCGTCAAGGTCGTCAAGGTGGTCGGGTTCGTCGCCTCCGCGCCCGGCTTCGGCGGCCAGCCCGGCGTCATCAACGGGGCCTCGGAGTTCCTCGGCGAGGTGTTCGGCGAGGCCGGCGCCCACGCCCGCTCCGCTGTCGGCGTCTCCGAGCTTCCGCTCGACGCGCCCGTCGAGGTCGAGCTCATCGTCGAGGTGCAATGA
- a CDS encoding DUF4177 domain-containing protein: MSEPTTWEYATVPLLTHATKQILDQWGADGWELVAVLPGPTGEQHVAYLKRPK, encoded by the coding sequence ATGAGCGAACCGACGACATGGGAATACGCCACGGTCCCCCTGCTGACCCACGCGACCAAACAGATCCTCGACCAGTGGGGCGCCGACGGCTGGGAATTGGTAGCCGTCCTGCCCGGCCCGACCGGCGAACAACACGTCGCCTACCTCAAGCGGCCGAAGTGA
- a CDS encoding ArsA-related P-loop ATPase, protein MMATTSSDGAAVGWPSRLSKARLHFVTGKGGTGKTTVAAALALTLAAGGRRVLLVEVEGRQGIAQLFDVPPLPYEESKIATADGGGHVNALAIDIEAAFLEYLDMFYNLGIAGRAMRRIGAIEFATTIAPGLRDVLLTGKIKESVVRLDRNKKPVYDAIVVDSPPTGRIARFLDVTKAVSDLAKGGPVHSQAEGVVKLLHSEQTAIHLVTLLEALPIQETIEAIEELEELELPIGSVIVNRNIPPFLPPADLAKAAEGDIDADAVRAGLGKAGITLDDADFAGLLTETIEHATRIRARTESAEQLDRLKVPRLELPTIADGVDLGSLYELAETLAQQGVR, encoded by the coding sequence CTGATGGCGACCACTTCGAGCGACGGCGCTGCCGTCGGCTGGCCCTCCCGCCTGAGCAAAGCACGGCTGCACTTCGTGACGGGCAAAGGCGGTACTGGCAAGACCACCGTCGCCGCGGCCCTGGCGCTGACGCTGGCGGCCGGTGGCCGGCGGGTGCTGCTCGTGGAAGTCGAAGGGCGGCAAGGCATTGCCCAGCTGTTCGATGTGCCGCCGCTGCCCTACGAGGAGTCCAAGATCGCCACCGCCGATGGCGGCGGACACGTCAACGCCTTGGCGATCGACATCGAGGCGGCGTTCCTGGAATACCTCGACATGTTCTACAACCTGGGCATCGCCGGCCGCGCGATGCGCCGGATCGGGGCCATCGAGTTCGCCACCACCATCGCGCCGGGGCTGCGTGACGTGCTACTCACCGGCAAGATCAAGGAATCGGTGGTCCGGCTGGACCGCAACAAGAAGCCGGTCTACGACGCGATCGTCGTCGACTCTCCCCCCACCGGGCGGATCGCGCGGTTCCTCGACGTCACCAAGGCGGTCTCGGATCTGGCCAAGGGCGGGCCGGTGCATTCGCAGGCCGAAGGCGTGGTGAAACTGCTGCATTCCGAGCAGACCGCGATCCACCTCGTCACCCTGCTGGAGGCGCTGCCGATCCAGGAGACCATCGAGGCGATCGAGGAACTCGAAGAGCTCGAACTGCCGATCGGCAGCGTGATCGTCAACCGGAACATCCCGCCGTTCCTGCCGCCTGCGGATCTGGCCAAGGCCGCCGAGGGTGACATCGACGCCGACGCAGTGCGTGCCGGGCTGGGCAAGGCCGGTATCACCCTGGACGACGCCGATTTCGCCGGGCTGCTCACCGAGACCATCGAGCATGCCACCCGGATCCGGGCCCGCACGGAAAGTGCCGAACAGTTGGACCGGTTGAAGGTTCCGCGGCTGGAGCTGCCCACCATCGCCGACGGCGTGGATCTGGGGAGCCTGTACGAGTTGGCGGAAACGCTTGCGCAGCAAGGAGTTAGGTAG
- a CDS encoding ArsA family ATPase, whose translation MSGAAAALDMKSILTDKSNRVVVCCGAGGVGKTTTAAAMAVRAAEYGRTVVVLTIDPAKRLAQALGIRELGNEPQRVPLAPEVTGELHAMMLDMRRTFDDMVIEHSGPQRAQAILDNQFYQTVATSLAGTQEYMAMEKLGQLLGQDRWDLVVVDTPPSRNALDFLDAPKRLGSFMDGRLWRLLLAPGKGIGRLVTGVVGLAMKAMSTILGSQMLSDASAFVQSLDSTFGGFREKADRTYELLKRRGTQFVVVSAAEPDALREASFFVDRLSEESMPLAGLILNRTHPTLCSLTVERAVDAAEELKSGSNGDQLAAAVLEVHADRAQTAKREIRLLSRFTGANPHVPWIGVPSLPFDVSDLDALQAIADQITGETT comes from the coding sequence ATGAGTGGCGCAGCTGCAGCGCTCGACATGAAGTCGATCCTCACCGACAAGTCCAACCGCGTCGTCGTCTGCTGCGGCGCGGGCGGCGTCGGCAAGACCACCACCGCGGCGGCAATGGCGGTGCGCGCCGCCGAATACGGCCGCACGGTGGTGGTTCTCACCATCGACCCGGCCAAGCGGCTGGCCCAGGCCCTCGGCATCCGGGAGCTGGGTAACGAACCGCAGCGGGTCCCGCTGGCTCCCGAGGTGACCGGCGAACTGCACGCGATGATGCTCGACATGCGCCGCACGTTCGACGACATGGTCATCGAACACTCGGGACCGCAACGCGCACAAGCGATTTTGGATAACCAGTTCTATCAGACCGTGGCGACCTCACTGGCGGGCACGCAGGAGTACATGGCCATGGAGAAGCTTGGCCAACTACTCGGCCAGGACCGCTGGGATCTGGTGGTGGTCGACACCCCACCCTCGCGTAATGCGCTGGACTTCCTGGATGCTCCCAAACGGCTGGGCAGTTTCATGGACGGCCGGTTGTGGCGGTTGCTGTTGGCTCCCGGTAAGGGCATCGGCCGCCTGGTCACCGGCGTGGTCGGTTTGGCGATGAAGGCGATGTCGACGATCCTCGGTTCGCAGATGCTTTCCGACGCTTCGGCATTCGTGCAGTCGCTGGACTCGACGTTCGGCGGCTTCCGGGAGAAGGCGGACCGGACCTACGAATTGCTCAAGCGGCGCGGCACCCAGTTCGTGGTGGTGTCGGCGGCCGAACCCGATGCGCTGCGTGAGGCGTCGTTCTTCGTCGACCGGCTCTCCGAGGAGTCGATGCCCCTGGCGGGCCTGATCCTCAACCGGACCCATCCGACGTTGTGCTCGTTGACGGTGGAGCGGGCCGTCGATGCCGCCGAGGAGCTGAAATCCGGATCCAACGGCGACCAGCTGGCGGCGGCGGTGCTGGAGGTTCACGCCGACCGGGCGCAGACCGCCAAGCGGGAGATCAGGCTGCTGTCCCGGTTCACCGGGGCGAATCCGCATGTGCCGTGGATCGGGGTTCCGTCGCTGCCGTTCGATGTCTCTGATCTCGATGCGCTGCAGGCGATCGCCGATCAGATCACGGGTGAAACGACATGA
- a CDS encoding WhiB family transcriptional regulator — protein MSATRPAARRTSAVSVPGSIHGVDGESRIAWVSKALCRSTDPDELFVRGAAQRKAAVICRHCPVMAECGADALDNRVEFGVWGGMTERQRRALLKQHPEVVSWAEFFSSQRKHRSVS, from the coding sequence GTGTCAGCTACTCGGCCCGCTGCCCGCAGGACCAGCGCAGTTTCGGTACCCGGTTCCATCCACGGTGTCGACGGAGAATCCCGTATCGCGTGGGTGTCCAAGGCGCTGTGCCGATCCACTGATCCCGACGAGCTCTTCGTTCGCGGCGCCGCCCAGCGCAAGGCTGCCGTGATCTGCCGGCACTGCCCGGTGATGGCCGAATGCGGCGCCGACGCCCTGGACAACCGGGTGGAGTTCGGCGTATGGGGCGGTATGACCGAGCGTCAGCGCCGCGCCCTGCTCAAGCAGCATCCCGAGGTGGTGTCCTGGGCCGAGTTCTTCTCCTCCCAGCGCAAGCACCGCAGCGTCAGCTAA